Within the Deltaproteobacteria bacterium genome, the region ACGAACAGCGGCGCTGACCAGTCGCCGGGTCACCCGCTCGATTATACCGCCCCAAACTGCCGCCCAGCATCCGCGTCTACGTATGTGCCGTTGACCGTCGGTGCGGAACCTTAGAGCGGAGTTATGGACTCGCCCCTGAGCTAGACAAAGGCCGCAACGATAAGATAGGATCACTTTCAGAGCGCTGGCTGCGACAAGTCGATTGGATATTAATCCAGGAGGGATTTAAGTCTATAGAGCAATTTCCGGGCCATGGGTTCTGCTGCTCGCAGTGATTCCCGCCCTACGTTTCTCTGAATCATAGATATCGTCACCATCGCCGCTGAGGGCGGTTTGTCGTGGCAGGCTGATGGTTTGTTTGCCGCACTGCGCGGCTGATGTACTGATGAACGATACGCTTAACATTGAAACCTCTCGATCACCGGAGAAAACCCCTATCGCACTTGGCACGAAGGCGGAAACCCTCGCGCGTCTTCAGCCGCTAGTGACCCATTCCGTCATCGGTACGCCGATCTATTTTGAAGCGACCGTGTGGCGTCAGCAACGCCAACGCTTGACTCACTCCATACGAGAGTCCCTGGGCGGCGAGCGCGTCGCGGTACGCAGCAGCTGCCAGGTCGAAGACCGTGTGGGCGGTTCCAATGCCGGGCGTTTTTTGAGTGTGATCGATGTCGATGTTGACGACGAGGCGAAGCTGGGTGCAGCGATTGACGCGGTTATCGACTCATTTGACGAACGTAGCCCGAACGATCAGGTGTTAATCCAGGCGGTGGTGCATGACGTGGTGCTGGCAGGGGTCGCATTTACCCGCTCATTTAACGCCGGCGCGCCGTATTATGTGATTAGCTATGATGACCAAAGTGGTCGCACGGATACCGTGACTGGGGGCACAGCAACCCAGCCGAAGTTCTGCGTCATACATCGGCTTGCCGCGGAAGTCCCTGGCGAAGCCCATCCGTCCATTTACCGCGTTCTTCGGGCCATCCGAGAATTAGAGGGCCTAGTTGGTAGCGATGCCTTAGATATCGAATTTGCGGTCGATCGTCAGGGAGTTGTGCATCTGCTACAGGTGCGCGCGATGACTGTCAAGGTCGAGCAGCCGCTGTTGTATGAGGAAGCGCGCCGCTGTCTTGCGGCGGCGCAAAGCGACTTTCGTGGGCGTCAAAAAGCCCATCCCGCCGTTTGCGGATCGCGCACGATCTTCGGCGTCATGTCGGACTGGAATCCCGCTGAAATGATCGGTAGAACCCCGCGCCGACTGGCTTTGTCACTGTACCGTTATCTTATTACCGACGACATGTGCGCCGCCGAGCGTGCCGCGATGGGATATCGCGACATACGCCCGAATCCGTTGATGGTCGAGTTCTGCGGCCATCCTTACATCGATTTGCGGGCTAGCTTCTCTTCTTTCATTCCGGACACGGTGGCTGACGAGTTGGCCAATCGCTTAGTAGAATTCTATTTGACGAAGTTAGAAGAACGGCCAGAATTCCACGACAAAGTGGAGTTCGAGGTGGCATTGACGGCGCTAAGTTTCGATATCCCCCAACGCAGCGAAACTCTACTCGAAGCGGGATTCGGTGCCGATGACGTAGCGGCTTTGCGCGCCGGCTTGTTGGGTGTGACCGAGTTTGCCATGAGCCAGATCGGCGCCCAAAGACGCCGGCTCGCGGAATTGGAAGCGCGCTTTGATCGGTTAACTTCGGGCCGCCCGTCGTCGCTCGCCCGCGCCATTCAACTTTTGCAGGACTGCCGCCGTTGGGGCACGCCGGCGTTCGCTCAATTGGCGCGCGCGGCATTTATCGCGGTGGGATTTCTGCGCAGCTCGGTAGCCCGCAATGTGATTACTCCGCAAGAAATGGAGGGATTCATCGGTTCGCTTAAGAGTGGAGCGAAACAAATGAGTCGCGATGCCGCGCGTGTGCGCTTGGGTAACCTGTCGTGGGATGGTTTCGTTAATACCTACGGCCATCTGCGGCCAGGAACCTACGATCTTGCGGTGCCCTCTTACGGTGAAGCGCCGGGAGTGTATCTAGATCCAATGGTTAAAAGCGCGAGGGCGGAGCTATTTAACGACACCCGCTTTGAATTTTCACCTGCGGTGCTCGACGCTTTCGGCGTGGTCTTACGCGACTTGGCTTTGCCCGACGATGTCGAAAGCTTCGTTACGTTCCTGCGCAGCGCGATCGAGGGACGCGAAGCGGCCAAATTCGCGTTTACCCGAAACCTGAGCCGTGCATTGGCGGATCTTGCCGAGGTCGGCACCAACTACGGCTTGTTGCGCAGGCAAACGGCGCAGATCGATCTCAAATATTTCATTGATTGGCACAATAGCGATAGCCCAAGTGATCCGCATTCTTGGTTGACGAAGCGGGCCGCTGAGGGAGAGAAGTTGCACGAGACCGCCCAAGCGATTGAGCTGCCGCCGCTGATCGCGCGCGAGGCACAGCTGCTCTCATCTGTTTACGCTCCTACGCTGCCTAACTTTGTCGGTCGCGGGCAGGTGTTAGCGCCGGCGGTGGAACTCGCCGCTAACGGCTGGCAAGATAGCAGTGTCGCTGGGAAGATCGCGCTCCTTGTGAGCGGCGATCCGGGCTATGACTGGCTATACGGCATGGGAATCACCGGATTGGTCACGCTTTATGGGGGTGTCAACTCACATATGGCGATTCGCGCTGCCGAGCTGGGAATCCCCGCCGTATTGGGCGTGGGAGAGGCGATCTTCAACCGTTGTCGCGGCGGCCGCATGCTGCGCATCGATTGTCTAACTCGGCACATCGAGGTTGTTGGGTGAATCGCCGGCTGGGTTTGACACAGCGAGTTGATGAGTTCCCCGAACGCTGCGAGACGCGGGATGCGCTCGATCAGCGTTGGGCAGGGTTGCTCGAAAGTTTAGGTTTCGTGCCGGTACCGTTATGCAACCAAATTCAAAATACCGCGGTTTATCTCGGTGCTTTGGCATTGGACGGCATCATCATCACCGGTGGCAACGACGTCGCGCATGCCAGCCTAGCTGAGCTGCCGACTCGCGACCGCTTTGAGTACGGCGTGCTCGCCTATTGTAGAGATCGGCAGATTCCAGTTCTGGGTGTTTGCCGCGGCATGCAGATCATAAACGTATTTTTCAAAGGCCGTTTGTCGCCACTGGCCGGCCATGTGGCCAGTCGCCACCGCGTGACCAGGGGTGCCCAGGTGCGCAACGTCAATAGCTTTCATAATTTTGGTATCGAAGCGGGAGACCTGGGTGCGGGTCTGATTGCCACTGGATTTTGTGACGATGGCTCGATCGAGGCGATGCGCCACCAGAGCGCGCCGTTCCATGGCCTGATGTGGCACCCCGAGCGGGAAGAGCCAGCTGAGGCCATGGACGTTGCGCTGATAAGAGAAATTTTTGGGACGGCATGACGATGTTGAGTGCCGTTATCCTCGCGGCTGGTCAGGGCACTCGGCTGCGGCCGCTCACCGACGATCGTCCGAAGTGCTTGGTGGAATTGGCGGGCCGGTCTTTGATCGACCGGCAGCTGGCGGTGTTTCGTGCTCTCGGTGTTACCGACCTGACAATTGTCGGTGGCTACCGTGTCGATCAACTGGCCGCCTGCGGCGCGCGCACGATCATGAACCCGGACTTTGCCACCACGAACATGGTCGCGAGCTTATTTTGCGCGCGTGCGATGATGTCTGGCGCAGGGGATGTGATTGTCAGCTACGGCGACATCGTTTTCGAGCAAAGAGTGCTGGCGGCCCTCTGCGGCAGCGATGCGCCGGTGGCGGTGATTGTCGACCGCCAATGGCGCGCGCTCTGGGAGGCGCGCATGGAAGATTGCCTCCAGGATGCGGAAACGCTGAAACTCGCCTCCGATGGCCGAATTGTTGAGCTGGGTAAGAAGCCACACGGTTATGCCGATATTGAGGGCCAATACATCGGTTTGATGAAGTTTCGCGCCGACTACGCAGCGCGCCTGCCGGCAATCTACGACACGCTGCTCGATGGCACAGGCGCAAGCCAGGCCGCTAGGACGATGTATCTAACCGATTTTTTGCAGCGCTTGATCGATGACGATTGGCCGGTTCACGCCGTGCCGATCGATGGCGGTTGGTTGGAAGTCGACACCGTGCAAGATCTGGCGATCTATCACCAACTGCAGCGCGACGGCCAGCTCGCGCGCTTGTGCCGCCTGGCATAGCGATGTTCAACTGGCTGGATCCCTGGCGTGATTTTCACCGCCTGCGCAAACTGTCGCGCCGCGAGCGCCGGCTCGTCGTGTATTGTGAGGGGCGCGAGTATGACGTTTTTTTCGCGCCCATATTGGCGGCCCTCACCGACCGTTATCGGTTCGACTATCTGTTTGTGACCTCCGATAGCGGCGACCCGTTGCTCGGCGCGCAGCCGCCGCGGCGCTCGTTCT harbors:
- a CDS encoding glutamine amidotransferase, producing the protein MGRGRGDLQPLSRRPHAAHRLSNSAHRGCWVNRRLGLTQRVDEFPERCETRDALDQRWAGLLESLGFVPVPLCNQIQNTAVYLGALALDGIIITGGNDVAHASLAELPTRDRFEYGVLAYCRDRQIPVLGVCRGMQIINVFFKGRLSPLAGHVASRHRVTRGAQVRNVNSFHNFGIEAGDLGAGLIATGFCDDGSIEAMRHQSAPFHGLMWHPEREEPAEAMDVALIREIFGTA
- a CDS encoding phosphocholine cytidylyltransferase family protein, with amino-acid sequence MSAVILAAGQGTRLRPLTDDRPKCLVELAGRSLIDRQLAVFRALGVTDLTIVGGYRVDQLAACGARTIMNPDFATTNMVASLFCARAMMSGAGDVIVSYGDIVFEQRVLAALCGSDAPVAVIVDRQWRALWEARMEDCLQDAETLKLASDGRIVELGKKPHGYADIEGQYIGLMKFRADYAARLPAIYDTLLDGTGASQAARTMYLTDFLQRLIDDDWPVHAVPIDGGWLEVDTVQDLAIYHQLQRDGQLARLCRLA